Proteins encoded in a region of the Fusarium falciforme chromosome 6, complete sequence genome:
- a CDS encoding Abhydrolase-3 domain-containing protein: MRLQPLVLSQVLGMAAAALSYDPEYLAAVSSLPPTERPDTFVDVFELRNFTEAALYNIIHMLPTPVGITETKFQYKSLDNTTVNLYRFTSKEITDATKPGPAVVFAHGGGGISCSVDVYAPQIARYVADTGITFFAVDYRLAPEDPAPAAVDNVFAGLKYISSHASELNIDPKRIAVMGDSAGGGLAAGAALMARDKDLSPPLAKQILVYPMLDDRTKLPKGSPLEPFLIWKTGDNKQAWNAILGDEAGKEDADISIYAAPGRSKDLRDLPSTYVEVGGLDLFRAEDLSYASRIAAEDIEVELHLWPGLPHVYEVASEATIVKKALDARLRALKAF; this comes from the coding sequence ATGAGACTCCAAcctcttgtcttgtctcaaGTGCTCGGCATGGCAGCCGCCGCTCTAAGCTACGATCCCGAATACCTCGCGGCCGTCTCGTCCCTTCCCCCAACGGAACGGCCCGATACGTTCGTAGACGTGTTTGAGCTGCGCAACTTCACCGAGGCTGCTCTGTACAACATCATCCACATGCTACCGACTCCTGTTGGCATCACCGAGACCAAGTTCCAGTACAAAAGCCTCGACAACACCACCGTCAACCTCTACCGCTTCACCAGCAAGGAAATCACGGACGCTACCAAGCCTGGACCTGCCGTCGTCTTTGCCCACGGCGGTGGTGGCATATCCTGCAGCGTGGACGTCTACGCCCCCCAGATTGCCCGTTATGTCGCCGATACGGGCATCACTTTCTTCGCAGTCGACTATCGCCTCGCCCCGGAGGATCCGGCCCCCGCTGCCGTCGACAATGTATTTGCTGGCTTGAAGTATATCTCAAGCCACGCTTCCGAATTGAACATTGATCCCAAACGGATTGCCGTTATGGGCGACTCGGCTGGCGGTGGGCTTGCAGCTGGCGCAGCGCTAATGGCACGCGACAAGGACCTCAGCCCACCTCTGGCCAAGCAGATTCTTGTATATCCCATGCTCGACGATCGCACTAAGCTTCCCAAAGGATCACCTCTCGAACCGTTCCTCATCTGGAAGACAGGCGACAACAAGCAGGCATGGAATGCCATTCTGGGTGATGAGGCTGGGAAAGAGGACGCCGACATCTCCATCTATGCAGCACCCGGTCGCTCCAAAGATCTGCGAGATCTGCCATCCACATACGTCGAAGTAGGAGGCCTGGATCTTTTCCGTGCTGAGGATCTCTCTTATGCCAGCCGCATTGCCGCCGAGGACATCGAGGTTGAGCTTCACTTGTGGCCCGGCCTGCCACATGTATATGAAGTGGCAAGTGAGGCAACCATTGTCAAGAAGGCTCTGGATGCGAGACTGAGAGCGCTGAAGGCCTTTTGA
- a CDS encoding ADP-ribose 1''-phosphate phosphatase: MATPAFALEHTPLNSIRSIPSDTYLLHATNCLAQWGAGIAAELATVFPAACRVYKRFCNSAKTSPSERWPPRSLAGRCLIIPPQPSDVAAGAPSVHIISLFTSYGYGRPSAATGKPGRDNVRRILAQTESALKDLRAQLPAEAGTIIYSPKFNSGAFCVPWDSTAEAIEKEFVDWDGNWLIMAPP, from the coding sequence ATGGCAACTCCCGCCTTTGCCCTCGAGCACACACCGCTCAATTCAATTCGCTCCATCCCCTCTGATACCTACCTCCTCCACGCCACCAACTGCCTCGCTCAATGGGGAGCCGGAATCGCAGCTGAGCTCGCCACCGTATTCCCCGCAGCGTGCAGGGTGTACAAGAGATTCTGCAACAGCGCCAAAACCAGCCCGTCGGAGCGATGGCCACCAAGAAGCCTCGCCGGGCGCTGCCTGATCATCCCTCCTCAGCCGTCGGACGTGGCCGCAGGCGCCCCGAGCGTGCACATCATCTCCCTTTTCACAAGTTACGGTTATGGAAGACCCAGTGCGGCGACTGGAAAGCCAGGGAGGGACAACGTGAGGAGGATCCTGGCGCAGACTGAGAGTGCTCTCAAGGACTTGCGAGCGCAACTTCCCGCCGAGGCTGGAACAATCATTTATTCACCTAAATTCAATTCTGGCGCTTTCTGTGTCCCGTGGGACAGCACGGCCGAGGCGATTGAGAAGGAGTTTGTAGACTGGGATGGAAACTGGCTTATCATGGCGCCGCCATGA
- a CDS encoding PNPLA domain-containing protein — protein MSRSASPVDGASSADEVSPAYEATPHPSTPQNDVVRPILLSLDGGGVKGLSTLLILQELMERISRENPPKPCDVFDMIGGTSTGGLIAIMLGRLEMSVADCIEAYQHISRQVFRPTFCSKYMPRVMRTITGRSMYDSQHLEDAIKDIIQLCGEAPNAPLETTDDGQCKVFVCATQCLDRSQVQFRNYQDPVHHNRVKGIKIWEAARATSAAPTYFEPIKVGSHSLEFVDGGIGANNPVFQTRNCARDLWQVPNAASFDEQIHCLVSIGAGAGQGYSAKVLDMLKNFSSVLTDTEATASKFASSHEHLVKTNKYFRLTVPAGIGNIDLADTSKLEDISGRTFTYLKDNCSEQLDQCAEVLKRKYRPEKSSHSKRSRIGLVPFKTAGSGSGCGRGCRWIILCLTIAALIIGIIAANAGPPPIDRSAPIIAVMGQAGVGKSALINILGGRHVSTGDVPGVGHELESGYDQETSKVSWYRASIDGRNIYLIDTPGFDDDTLSDLQILEHISKELLKNYQNGRLLSGIIYLYDISHKRIRGTGIQQLDYLKLLLGNEAYSNCVLVTNMWDLDSPSAQAGQQDRHNALKQKYWKDMISGGSIAMQHDGSFYSARRIIYYLIDKPKILLYHQHERGNEKKSFWQTEAGTKARSDRELNDPTMGDFGKSEPGPGLWDTVHDWIWRLQLKWTHPVE, from the exons ATGAGTCGTTCGGCCTCACCAGTTGACGGGGCCTCATCAGCTGATGAGGTCTCGCCAGCTTATGAAGCAACGCCTCACCCATCGACTCCACAGAACGACGTTGTCCGGCCCATTCTTCTGTCTCTGGATGGGGGCGGTGTGAAGGGCTTGTCAACTCTCCTCATACTGCAGGAGCTGATGGAAAGGATCAGCCGTGAAAATCCGCCCAAGCCCTGCGATGTCTTTGACATGATTGGTGGCACGAGCACTGGAGG GCTTATTGCCATCATGTTGGGCCGTCTTGAAATGTCTGTGGCCGATTGCATTGAGGCATACCAACATATCTCCAGACAAGTCTTTCGTCCAACCTTCTGCAGCAAGTACATGCCGCGAGTGATGCGCACTATCACCGGTCGGTCAATGTATGATAGCCAGCACCTTGAAGATGCAATCAAAGACATCATCCAACTCTGTGGAGAAGCACCCAACGCGCCATTGGAGACCACGGATGATGGCCAGTGTAAAGT GTTTGTCTGCGCGACGCAGTGTTTGGACAGAAGCCAAGTTCAATTCCGCAACTACCAGGATCCAGTACACCACAACCGtgtcaagggcatcaagatTTGGGAAGCGGCTAG GGCGACATCGGCCGCCCCGACCTATTTCGAGCCTATCAAAGTTGGCTCCCATTCCCTCGAGTTTGTTGATGGCGGTATCGGCGCCAACAACCCCGTGTTTCAGACCCGAAACTGTGCTCGAGATCTGTGGCAAGTACCGAACGCCGCGAGTTTCGATGAGCAGATTCACTGCCTGGTGTCcattggagctggagccggaCAAGGCTACAGTGCAAAAGTTCTGGATATGCTCAAAAACTTCTCATCTGTATTGACAGATACAGAAGCGACAGCATCCAAATTTGCTTCCTCACATGAACATCTTGTGAAGACGAACAAGTACTTCAGATTGACTGTCCCAGCTGGGATCGGTAACATTGATCTCGCAGACACCTCAAAGCTCGAAGATATTTCAGGCCGGACCTTCACGTACCTGAAGGACAACTGCAGTGAGCAGTTGGATCAGTGTGCCGAAGTCCTCAAGAGGAAGTACAGACCAGAGA AGAGCTCACACAGCAAGCGATCTCGCATTGGCCTCGTTCCTTTCAAGACAGCCGGATCCGGATCTGGATGTGGACGTGGATGTCGGTGGATCATTCTCTGTTTGACCATTGCCGCCTTGATCATCGGTATAATCGCTGCTAACGCAGGCCCACCTCCGATCGATCGATCTGCTCCCATCATTGCAGTTATGGGGCAGGCTGGGGTGGGCAAGAGTGCCCTCATCAACATACTTGGGGGGCGGCACGTATCGACCGGCGATGTACCAGGAGTCGGGCACGAGTTGGAGTCTGGTTA TGATCAAGAAACCTCAAAAGTCTCCTGGTACCGAGCTTCTATTGATGGCAGGAATATCTACCTCATCGACACTCCGGGTTTCGACGATGATACGCTGTCCGACCTCCAAATTCTGGAGCACATATCAAAGGAACTCCTCAAAAACTACCAGAACGGTCGACTACTTAGCGGTATCATATACCTCTATGATATCTCCCATAAGCGTATTCGAGGGACCGGTATACAG CAACTGGACTATTTGAAGCTGCTACTGGGAAACGAGGCCTACAGTAATTGCGTTCTTGTCACAAACATGTGGGATCTGGACTCTCCATCGGCCCAGGCCGGACAACAGGATCGCCACAACGCACTGAAGCAAAAGTACTGGAAAGATATGATCTCTGGTGGCTCAATCGCCATGCAACACGACGGTAGTTTTTATTCTGCAAGGCGAATCATTTATTACCTCATCGACAAACCAAAGATCCTTCTTTATCATCAACACGAGCGCGGGAATGAGAAGAAGTCATTCTGGCAGACCGAAGCTGGAACCAAGGCCCGCAGCGACCGGGAACTCAACGACCCAACCATGGGCGATTTTGGCAAGTCGGAGCCTGGGCCGGGCCTGTGGGACACGGTGCATGATTGGATCTGGAGGCTACAGTTAAAATGGACACATCCTGTAGAGTAG
- a CDS encoding Putative 26S proteasome complex subunit sem-1, protein MASTDPKAEQDKPLEQKTEQKPATLGEDDEFEDFPVDDWPEDQTEAAKNSGETKHLWEESWDDDDTSDDFSTQLKEELKKVEELKRR, encoded by the exons atggcctccaCAGACCCCAAGGCCGAGCAGGACAAGCCCCTCGAGCAAAAGACAGAGCAGAAGCCCGCGACTCtgggcgaggacgacgagtttgaggacTTTCCTGTCGATG ACTGGCCAGAGGACCAGACCGAGGCGGCCAAGAACAGCGGCGAGACAAAGCACCTGTGGGAGGAGAGCTGGGACGATGACGACACGAGCGACGACTTTTCAACACAGCTCAA ggaggagctcaagaaggtcgAGGAGTTGAAACGGAGATAG